One genomic window of Camelina sativa cultivar DH55 chromosome 5, Cs, whole genome shotgun sequence includes the following:
- the LOC104788151 gene encoding probable receptor-like protein kinase At2g42960, protein MSSESSLTAGMSKKVSFLGLTGMKLWVLICLVVCTFVVLVLCILSLWIAFRRKSRRSSHKLLPFSQIPHVAKDIRVDDRVGGFQNHNESLGFTVADKPSDRNSGKMMSYLGRTKSSDNDSISQCSSVHHHERACSSHSGEEGSFGNAWRQASLSQGGLVTASPLVGLPEISHLGWGHWFTLRDLQLATNRFSPENVIGEGGYGVVYKGRLINGNDVAVKKLLNNLGQAEKEFRVEVEAIGHVRHKNLVRLLGYCIEGVNRMLVYEYVNSGNLEQWLHGALGKDSTLTWEARMKILVGTAQALAYLHEAIEPKVVHRDIKASNILIDNDFNAKLSDFGLAKLLDSGESHITTRVMGTFGYVAPEYANTGLLNEKSDIYSFGVLLLETITGRDPVDYERPANEVNLVEWLKMMVGTRRAEEVADPRIEPKPATRALKRALLVALRCVDPEAEKRPKMSQVVRMLESDEHPFREERRNRRSRTASMDIVETTEESAETSKRPGHSENHTTEPEKTRV, encoded by the exons ATGTCTTCTGAGAGTTCTTTGACTGCTGGAATGTCTAAGAAAGTCTCTTTTTTAGGTTTGACGGGTATGAAGCTGTGGGTATTGATTTGTTTGGTAGTTTGCACATTTGTAGTTTTGGTTCTCTGTATCCTCTCCCTATGGATTGCGTTCCGACGAAAATCACGGAGATCATCTCACAAGCTGTTACCTTTCAGTCAAATACCACACGTGGCCAAAGATATCAGGGTTGATGATAGAGTTGGTGGGTTTCAAAATCATAATGAAAGTTTGGGTTTCACAGTTGCTGATAAACCTAGTGACAGAAACTCGGGAAAGATGATGTCTTACTTGGGAAGAACCAAGTCTAGTGATAATGATAGTATAAGTCAATGTAGCTCTGTGCATCATCATGAAAGAGCTTGTAGTTCTCACTCCGGTGAAGAAGGAAGCTTTGGAAACGCTTGGAGACAAGCTTCCCTATCGCAGGGTGGACTTGTAACAGCATCTCCTTTGGTTGGTTTGCCAGAGATATCTCATCTTGGTTGGGGACACTGGTTTACCCTTAGGGATCTTCAGCTAGCCACCAACCGTTTTTCTCCTGAAAATGTAATCGGTGAGGGTGGTTATGGAGTAGTTTATAAGGGTAGACTCATTAACGGTAATGATGTTGCTGTGAAGAAGCTTCTCAACAATCT GGGACAGGCTGAGAAGGAGTTCCGGGTTGAAGTTGAGGCTATTGGTCATGTACGGCACAAGAACCTTGTAAGGCTTCTAGGATATTGCATAGAGGGTGTTAATAG GATGCTTGTTTATGAGTATGTGAATAGTGGTAACTTAGAACAATGGTTACATGGAGCCTTGGGGAAAGATAGCACTCTCACTTGGGAGGCCCGCATGAAGATTCTTGTCGGTACTGCACAAGC GCTAGCCTATTTGCATGAAGCAATAGAACCAAAAGTAGTCCACAGAGACATTAAAGCAAGCAATATCCTGATTGATAATGACTTCAATGCAAAGCTTTCTGATTTTGGGTTAGCCAAGCTCTTAGACTCGGGTGAGAGTCACATTACAACTAGAGTCATGGGAACCTTTGG CTATGTAGCACCCGAATATGCCAATACAGGTCTATTGAATGAGAAGAGCGACATTTATAGCTTTGGTGTCCTACTTCTAGAAACTATAACTGGAAGAGATCCAGTTGACTATGAACGTCCAGCTAATGAG GTGAATCTGGTTGAATGGCTAAAGATGATGGTTGGAACAAGAAGAGCTGAAGAAGTTGCTGATCCAAGAATTGAGCCCAAACCCGCTACACGTGCTCTGAAACGTGCACTTCTTGTTGCCCTGAGATGTGTGGATCCCGAAGCAGAGAAACGACCTAAAATGAGCCAGGTTGTGCGGATGCTTGAATCCGATGAGCACCCTTTTCGTGAG GAGCGGAGGAACAGAAGGAGTAGAACGGCGAGTATGGACATTGTCGAGACCACAGAGGAATCAGCTGAGACAAGCAAACGGCCTGGTCACTCAGAGAACCACACTACAGAACCTGAGAAGACTCGTGTATAG
- the LOC104788149 gene encoding ABC transporter C family member 10 — protein MIENFWTWFCENHHQTSSNCTLRLLQICFGITLSALTLFISLFLKESPKNNYRFHCLRIVSPVFNVIIGSLDLILAISVLRENHDKPLIFWLVVLIQGFTWLLINLVVCVRGTKIRKSSLRLLSIFSFFYALVSSCLAVNNALSGEEVSIRTVLDVLLLPGSVLLLLSAYKGYRFEESGESSLYEPLNAGDHSNGFNEKSDFDHRVSQFAKAGLFSKLSFWWLNSLIKRGNVKDLEEEDIPELRNDERAKTCYSLFEENLNEQKRRLGNSCRRPSILKVTFSCVSKELLISGCFAFMKIVAVSAGPLLLNAFILVAEGNARFRYEGLVLAVLLFFSKMIESLSQRQWYFRCRLVGLRVRSSLTAAINKKQLRLNNSSRLIHSGSEIMNYATVDAYRIGEFPYWFHQLWTTSFQLLIALGILFHSVGVATFSALAVIILTVLCNAPIAKLQNKFQSELMTSQDERLKACNESLVNMKVLKLYAWESHFKKVIEKLRNTELKSLKAVQMRKAYNAVLFWSSPVFVSAATFATCYFLNIPLRASNVFTFVATLRLVQDPVRMIPDVIGVTIQAKVAFSRIATFLEAPELQGGESRRKQRSEGEQNAIVIKSASFSWEEKGSTKPNLRNVSLEVKFGEKVAVCGEVGSGKSTLLAAILGETPCVSGKIDFYGTIAYVSQTAWIQTGTIRDNILFGGVMDEQRYRETIRKSSLDKDLELLPDGDQTEIGERGVNLSGGQKQRIQLARALYQDADIYLLDDPFSAVDAHTASSLFQEYVMDALAGKAVLLVTHQVDFLPAFDSVLLMSDGEIIEADTYQELLARSRDFQDLVNAHRETAGSERVLTVDNPSKPVKEINRVLSSQSKVLKPSRLIKQEEREKGDTGLRPYIQYMNQNKGYIFFFIASLSQVTFAIGQILQNSWMAANVDNPQVSTLKLILVYLLIGLCSVLCLMVRSVCVVIMCMKSSASLFSQLLNSLFRAPMSFYDSTPLGRILSRVSSDLSIVDLDVPFGLIFVVASTVNTGCSLGVLAIVTWQVLFVSVPMVYLAFRLQKYYFQTAKELMRINGTTRSYVANHLAESVAGAITIRAFDEEERFFKKSLTLIDTNASPFFHSFAANEWLIQRLETVSAIVLASTAFCMVLLPTGTFSSGFIGMALSYGLSLNMGLVYSVQNQCYLANWIISVERLKQYTNLTPEAPEVIEETRPPVNWPVTGRVEITDLQIRYRRESPLVLKGISCIFEGGHKIGIVGRTGSGKTTLISALFRLVEPVGGKIVVDGVDISRIGVHDLRSRFGIIPQDPTLFNGTVRFNMDPLCQHSDAEIWEVLGKCQLREVVQEKENGLDSLVVEDGSNWSMGQRQLFCLGRAVLRRSRVLVLDEATASIDNATDLILQKTIRREFADCTVITVAHRIPTVMDCTMVLSISDGRIVEYDEPMKLMKDENSLFGKLVKEYWSHYNSADSR, from the exons atgatagaaaattTTTGGACTTGGTTCTGCGAGAATCATCACCAGACATCATCAAACTGCACTCTTCGACTTCTGCAGATATGTTTCGGTATCACACTCTCAGCCCTAACTCTCTTTATTTCCTTGTTTCTCAAGGAATCTCCCAAGAATAATTATAGATTCCATTGTCTACGAATCGTGTCTCCTGTTTTCAACGTCATCATCGGATCTCTCGATTTGATTTTAGCGATTTCGGTTTTACGAGAGAATCACGATAAGCCCTTAATCTTCTGGCTGGTGGTTCTGATTCAAGGGTTTACATGGTTGTTAATAAACCTAGTCGTTTGCGTTAGAGGAACAAAGATTCGAAAGTCTTCTTTGAGATTGTTATCTATTTTCTCATTCTTCTATGCTTTGGTCTCGAGTTGTTTGGCTGTGAACAATGCTCTTTCTGGAGAGGAAGTGTCGATTAGGACGGTTCTTGATGTTTTATTACTCCCTGGTTCAGTTTTATTACTCTTGAGTGCTTACAAAGGCTACAGATTTGAAGAATCTGGTGAGAGTAGTTTGTATGAGCCTCTTAATGCTGGTGATCATTCAAATGGTTTCAATGAAAAATCTGATTTTGATCACCGGGTCAGCCAGTTTGCTAAAGCTGGGTTGTTCAGTAAGTTATCATTCTGGTGGTTGAACTCTCTGATAAAGAGAGGCAATGTGAAGGActtggaggaagaagatataCCCGAGCTTCGCAATGACGAGCGTGCTAAGACGTGTTACTCCTTGTTTGAGGAGAATCTCAATGAGCAGAAGAGAAGATTAGGGAATTCTTGTCGTAGGCCTTCGATCTTGAAAGTGACTTTTAGTTGTGTCTCGAAAGAGCTTTTGATCTCTGGTTGCTTTGCTTTTATGAAGATTGTTGCTGTTTCGGCTGGTCCTTTGCTTCTGAATGCTTTTATTTTGGTTGCTGAAGGCAATGCAAGATTTAGGTATGAAGGGCTTGTCTTGGCTGTGTTGCTGTTCTTCTCAAAGATGATAGAGTCTTTATCACAAAGACAATGGTACTTCAGATGTAGACTTGTCGGTTTACGCGTGAGGTCTTCACTAACTGCAGCTATAAACAAGAAACAGCTGAGATTGAACAACTCTTCAAGACTGATCCATTCGGGAAGCGAGATTATGAACTACGCAACTGTTGATGCTTACAGAATTGGGGAGTTTCCATATTGGTTTCACCAGCTTTGGACAACAAGCTTTCAGCTACTAATCGCGCTTGGGATTCTCTTTCACTCTGTGGGAGTTGCTACGTTTTCAGCTCTAGCTGTGATAATACTTACTGTTCTATGCAATGCTCCTATCGCCAAACTTCAGAACAAGTTCCAAAGCGAACTCATGACCTCTCAGGACGAGCGGCTCAAGGCCTGCAATGAGTCTCTTGTCAACATGAAGGTCTTGAAGCTCTATGCGTGGGAATCACATTTCAAGAAGGTTATTGAGAAGCTAAGGAACACAGAGTTGAAATCTTTGAAGGCGGTTCAGATGAGAAAGGCTTACAATGCGGTTCTGTTCTGGTCATCACCGGTCTTTGTCTCTGCTGCAACTTTTGCAACTTGCTATTTCCTAAACATTCCATTGAGAGCAAGTAACGTTTTCACTTTTGTGGCAACGCTGCGTCTGGTCCAAGATCCAGTAAGAATGATCCCTGATGTTATCGGAGTGACTATTCAGGCTAAAGTCGCCTTCAGTCGCATTGCAACATTTCTAGAAGCTCCTGAGCTTCAAGGTGGGGAGAGTAGGAGAAAGCAGAGATCAGAAGGTGAGCAGAACGCTATTGTTATTAAATCTGCGAGCTTTTCCTGGGAGGAGAAAGgttcaacaaaaccaaacttgagAAATGTGAGTCTTGAGGTTAAGTTTGGGGAGAAAGTGGCTGTTTGTGGTGAAGTTGGCTCAGGCAAGTCAACACTTTTAGCTGCTATTCTTGGTGAAACTCCATGTGTCTCAGGAAAG ATTGATTTTTATGGTACCATCGCCTATGTTTCACAAACAGCCTGGATCCAGACAGGGACAATAAGAGATAACATCCTCTTTGGAGGTGTGATGGATGAACAACGTTACCGTGAGACAATTCGAAAGTCTAGCCTAGACAAAGATCTTGAGCTCTTACCTGATGGAGACCAGACCGAGATTGGTGAAAGAGGTGTAAATTTAAGTGGAggacagaaacagaggattcaACTCGCTCGTGCGCTATACCAAGATGCAGATATATATCTACTTGATGATCCATTCAGTGCCGTTGATGCACACACTGCTTCGAGTTTGTTCCAA GAATATGTTATGGACGCTCTCGCGGGGAAAGCTGTGTTATTGGTTACACATCAAGTTGATTTCTTGCCTGCTTTTGATTCTGTCTTG TTAATGTCAGATGGAGAAATCATTGAAGCCGATACATACCAAGAACTCCTAGCTAGAAGCCGAGACTTTCAAGATCTAGTGAACGCTCACAGAGAAACCGCTGGCTCCGAAAGAGTGTTGACAGTAGACAACCCCAGCAAACCGGTGAAGGAAATCAACAGAGTCCTTTCTTCTCAATCCAAGGTCTTGAAACCAAGTCGTTTGATCAAACAAGAAGAGCGAGAGAAGGGAGACACGGGGTTGAGACCGTACATACAGTACATGAATCAGAACAAAGGTTACATATTCTTCTTCATCGCGAGCTTATCTCAGGTCACATTTGCAATTGGACAGATTCTTCAGAACTCTTGGATGGCTGCAAACGTAGATAACCCGCAAGTTAGCACGTTGAAGTTGATATTGGTCTACTTGTTGATTGGGTTATGCTCAGTTCTCTGCCTGATGGTTAGATCTGTCTGTGTCGTGATTATGTGCATGAAGTCATcagcttctttgttttctcagcTTCTTAACTCTCTTTTTAGAGCTCCTATGTCATTTTATGACTCTACACCTCTTGGAAGGATTCTTAGCAGG GTTTCATCTGACTTGAGCATTGTAGATCTTGACGTGCCTTTCGGTCTGATCTTTGTGGTTGCATCTACAGTAAACACAGGTTGTAGTCTTGGAGTGTTAGCTATTGTTACTTGGCAAGTCTTGTTTGTCTCTGTTCCCATGGTTTATCTAGCCTTTCGTTTACAG AAGTACTACTTCCAAACAGCGAAAGAGTTGATGCGGATCAATGGCACGACAAGATCTTATGTGGCGAATCATTTAGCAGAATCAGTAGCAGGAGCAATAACGATACGAgcatttgatgaagaagagaggttTTTCAAGAAAAGTCTCACACTCATAGATACAAATGCTAGTCCTTTCTTTCACAGTTTTGCAGCTAATGAATGGCTGATCCAGCGGCTTGAAACCGTCAGCGCCATTGTTCTTGCTTCCACTGCTTTCTGCATGGTTTTGCTTCCTACAGGGACTTTTAGCTCTG GGTTCATTGGTATGGCGCTATCTTACGGTTTGTCATTGAATATGGGACTTGTTTACTCCGTACAGAACCAATGCTACTTAGCAAACTGGATCATTTCTGTTGAGAGGCTTAAGCAGTACACAAATTTAACACCTGAGGCTCCTGAAGTTATAGAAGAGACTCGACCACCGGTTAATTGGCCGGTTACTGGCCGAGTCGAAATAACTGATTTGCAG ATAAGATACAGACGAGAATCACCATTGGTTTTAAAGGGAATCAGTTGCATATTTGAAGGAGGGCACAAGATTGGAATTGTTGGTCGTACTGGTAGTGGAAAGACAACTCTGATCAGTGCTTTGTTCAGACTTGTTGAGCCTGTTGGAGGAAAGATTGTAGTTGACGGTGTTGACATCTCCAGAATCGGAGTTCATGATCTGAGATCAAGATTTGGGATTATACCTCAAGATCCAACTCTGTTCAATGGAACAGTGAGATTTAATATGGATCCTTTGTGTCAGCATTCAGATGCTGAGATTTGGGAG GTTCTTGGCAAGTGTCAACTAAGAGAGGTggttcaagaaaaagaaaacggCTTAGATTCATTAG TTGTGGAAGATGGATCAAACTGGAGCATGGGACAGAGACAGTTGTTCTGTTTGGGGAGAGCAGTTTTGAGAAGAAGCAGAGTATTAGTCCTTGACGAAGCCACAGCATCAATAGATAATGCAACAGATTTGATACTTCAGAAAACAATTAGGCGTGAATTTGCAGACTGTACCGTCATCACAGTTGCTCACCGTATCCCCACTGTTATGGATTGTACAATGGTTCTCTCCATAAGCGATG GACGAATTGTGGAGTATGATGAACCAATGAAGTTGATGAAGGATGAAAACTCTTTGTTTGGAAAGCTTGTGAAAGAGTATTGGTCTCACTACAACTCGGCTGACTCACGTTAA
- the LOC104788152 gene encoding F-box protein At3g59150-like isoform X1, whose product MEATKKAKPSCGDAISNLPNDLLCRILSSLSTKEAALTSVLSKRWSNLLLSIPILDFDDSVFLNPQKGRRKTCFFKAFVDRLLSLRVETSSPVQRVSLKCRQGGVAPDCITMWILTTVRDLGVSDLSLRIDFGIFLLPFNVFRSKTLVNLRIGTMIRLALFPSGVVSPTVKSLVLDLVEFGYDEKDGFKQILLAFPSLQSLRIHESNKWKFWNGFASSTRTLKSLVYRRDDTDCCAPKPCVSFDTPSLVYLEYTDVVADKYDNLKLDSLVEAKIDFQLTPFQVMRKPNNIGFVPGNVTSFFKAIRNVKILSLSPDALEALYYRGEMIPVFNNLRSLSLGSDKPHGSTFIFWKLLPSLLNNSANLETLIIKGLVHYVAEGWEDLIPMARVCFSWNDVSASLSSSAVKVLEITRYKGTCQEVNRLKLFLGKLSRLQMVRVHHKAVNDGEKSRLMKVLLLLPKASKCKIQFIKETV is encoded by the exons ATGGAAGCTACTAAAAAAGCGAAACCAAGTTGTGGAGATGCGATTAGCAATTTACCAAATGATCTTCTCTGCCGAATCTTATCTTCCCTTTCGACAAAGGAGGCTGCTTTAACATCGGTTCTCTCAAAGCGCTGGTCAAATCTGCTTCTGTCGATACCTATCCTCGATTTCGACGACTCCGTGTTCCTAAATCCCCAAAAGGGTCGACGAAAAACTTGTTTTTTCAAGGCTTTTGTGGATAGGTTACTGTCTCTACGTGTCGAGACTTCATCCCCTGTTCAAAGAGTGTCTCTCAAGTGTCGTCAAGGAGGTGTTGCACCAGATTGTATAACTATGTGGATACTAACAACTGTAAGGGATCTTGGTGTCTCGGATCTTTCTCTACGTATTGATTTTGGAATCTTTCTATTGCCGTTTAATGTCTTTAGGAGCAAGACTTTGGTAAACCTTAGAATTGGAACAATGATACGTCTTGCTCTGTTTCCTTCAGGTGTTGTTTCTCCAACGGTTAAGTCACTTGTTCTTGATTTAGTTGAGTTTGGTTATGATGAGAAGGATGGGTTTAAACAGATTCTGTTAGCTTTTCCTTCGCTGCAAAGCTTGCGGATTCATGAATCGAACAAGTGGAAGTTTTGGAATGGGTTTGCTTCTTCTACTCGAACGCTCAAGAGTCTTGTATATAGAAGGGATGATACTGATTGCTGTGCTCCTAAACCTTGTGTTTCGTTTGATACTCCGAGTCTTGTTTACTTAGAGTATACTGATGTGGTTGCGGATAAGTATGATAATCTGAAACTGGACAGCCTTGTTGAAGCTAAGATTGATTTTCAGTTGACACCTTTTCAAGTCATGCGCAAACCAAATAACATTGGTTTTGTTCCTGGTAATGTCACATCCTTTTTCAAGGCCATCAGAAATGTCAAGATCCTCTCCTTATCTCCGGATGCGTTAGAG GCGCTCTATTACCGCGGTGAAATGATACCTGTGTTCAACAATTTGCGTTCTTTATCTCTAGGAAGCGATAAACCTCATGGTTCAACATTCATCTTCTGGAAATTGCTTCCATCACTGCTCAACAACTCTGCTAATCTAGAAACTCTCATCATCAAG GGTCTAGTGCACTATGTTGCTGAAGGATGGGAAGATTTGATTCCAATGGCCCGTGTCTGCTTTTCCTGGAACGACGTGTCTGCTTCTTTGTCATCATCTGCAGTGAAGGTTTTAGAGATCACTAGGTACAAAGGAACTTGTCAAGAAGTTAATCGATTGAAGCTTTTTTTGGGGAAGTTATCGCGTCTTCAAATGGTTAGGGTTCATCATAAAGCAGTAAATGATGGAGAAAAAAGTCGCCTCATGAAagttcttttgcttcttcccaAAGCTTCCAAATGTAAGATCCAATTCATAAAGGAAACTGTTTGA
- the LOC104788152 gene encoding F-box protein At3g59150-like isoform X2: MEATKKAKPSCGDAISNLPNDLLCRILSSLSTKEAALTSVLSKRWSNLLLSIPILDFDDSVFLNPQKGRRKTCFFKAFVDRLLSLRVETSSPVQRVSLKCRQGGVAPDCITMWILTTVRDLGVSDLSLRIDFGIFLLPFNVFRSKTLVNLRIGTMIRLALFPSGVVSPTVKSLVLDLVEFGYDEKDGFKQILLAFPSLQSLRIHESNKWKFWNGFASSTRTLKSLVYRRDDTDCCAPKPCVSFDTPSLVYLEYTDVVADKYDNLKLDSLVEAKIDFQLTPFQVMRKPNNIGFVPGNVTSFFKAIRNVKILSLSPDALEALYYRGEMIPVFNNLRSLSLGSDKPHGSTFIFWKLLPSLLNNSANLETLIIKNRGSRRELMFMLSEERS, translated from the exons ATGGAAGCTACTAAAAAAGCGAAACCAAGTTGTGGAGATGCGATTAGCAATTTACCAAATGATCTTCTCTGCCGAATCTTATCTTCCCTTTCGACAAAGGAGGCTGCTTTAACATCGGTTCTCTCAAAGCGCTGGTCAAATCTGCTTCTGTCGATACCTATCCTCGATTTCGACGACTCCGTGTTCCTAAATCCCCAAAAGGGTCGACGAAAAACTTGTTTTTTCAAGGCTTTTGTGGATAGGTTACTGTCTCTACGTGTCGAGACTTCATCCCCTGTTCAAAGAGTGTCTCTCAAGTGTCGTCAAGGAGGTGTTGCACCAGATTGTATAACTATGTGGATACTAACAACTGTAAGGGATCTTGGTGTCTCGGATCTTTCTCTACGTATTGATTTTGGAATCTTTCTATTGCCGTTTAATGTCTTTAGGAGCAAGACTTTGGTAAACCTTAGAATTGGAACAATGATACGTCTTGCTCTGTTTCCTTCAGGTGTTGTTTCTCCAACGGTTAAGTCACTTGTTCTTGATTTAGTTGAGTTTGGTTATGATGAGAAGGATGGGTTTAAACAGATTCTGTTAGCTTTTCCTTCGCTGCAAAGCTTGCGGATTCATGAATCGAACAAGTGGAAGTTTTGGAATGGGTTTGCTTCTTCTACTCGAACGCTCAAGAGTCTTGTATATAGAAGGGATGATACTGATTGCTGTGCTCCTAAACCTTGTGTTTCGTTTGATACTCCGAGTCTTGTTTACTTAGAGTATACTGATGTGGTTGCGGATAAGTATGATAATCTGAAACTGGACAGCCTTGTTGAAGCTAAGATTGATTTTCAGTTGACACCTTTTCAAGTCATGCGCAAACCAAATAACATTGGTTTTGTTCCTGGTAATGTCACATCCTTTTTCAAGGCCATCAGAAATGTCAAGATCCTCTCCTTATCTCCGGATGCGTTAGAG GCGCTCTATTACCGCGGTGAAATGATACCTGTGTTCAACAATTTGCGTTCTTTATCTCTAGGAAGCGATAAACCTCATGGTTCAACATTCATCTTCTGGAAATTGCTTCCATCACTGCTCAACAACTCTGCTAATCTAGAAACTCTCATCATCAAG AATCGAGGGTCCAGAAGAGAATTGATGTTCATGCTCTCAGAAGAGCGGAGTTGA
- the LOC109125046 gene encoding putative F-box/LRR-repeat protein At3g59170 — protein MKSVSKDVINHLPDELLCHILSFLTTKEAASTSILSRRWRNLLAFVPNLEFDDSVFLHRDKRVKNPLHEAGLFGFVYMVKNKRLKLSTSFVDFVDRILDLQGNSALDKFSLKVVDHHDPVDKDSVIRWIRKVLVRGLSDLRLVVDLKDWSSRLPKKIFLSETLVKLTLQIRDGPCINVKNVHLPKLKTLYLKSVMFDDWEVGFSKLLSGCYILEELVLDHIWSCLWDSCPVSVWTLKRLTSCCKNVKFWDPHCESPNSASFDTPNLVYLEYSEAIATTYTKVNFDSLVEAKIDIWMTEDQIEAVGFVDNEENYMVGNATAFIVGISNVRVLHLSSNSLEVLTYCCKPIPVFNNLTHLTIESNPKVGLKPLPKLLKNSPKLETLVFQELLHIDTEKEEDVAISSSSVKVLKIFISDAEKIEKKIEKVKHFLETMPNVQQLVLYYGVKVSSQLQMLSRLASPKCKIHLIPSNL, from the exons ATGAAATCTGTTTCCAAAGATGTGATCAACCATTTGCCTGACGAACTTCTTTGCCATATTCTGTCGTTTCTCACTACGAAAGAAGCAGCTTCAACCTCGATTCTCTCGAGAAGATGGCGTAACCTACTTGCATTTGTTCCAAACCTTGAGTTTGATGACTCGGTATTTCTGCATCGCGATAAAAGGGTTAAGAATCCTCTACATGAGgctggtttgtttggtttcgtGTACATGGTTAAGAACAAAAGGTTGAAGCTTTCTACAAGCTTTGTGGATTTCGTTGATAGGATCTTGGATTTACAAGGCAATTCTGCTCTAGACAAGTTCTCTCTAAAGGTGGTAGATCATCATGATCCTGTTGATAAAGATAGTGTTATTCGTTGGATTCGCAAGGTCTTGGTACGTGGTTTATCTGATCTTCGTCTAGTCGTGGATTTGAAGGATTGGAGCTCTCGGCTTCCTAAAAAGATCTTCTTGAGCGAGACACTGGTTAAGCTGACTCTTCAAATTAGAGATGGCCCTTGCATTAATGTGAAAAATGTTCATCTTCCAAAGCTTAAGACTCTCTATCTCAAGTCAGTTATGTTTGATGATTGGGAAGTTGggttcagcaaacttctttcTGGTTGCTACATCCTTGAAGAACTTGTTCTCGATCATATATGGTCGTGTCTTTGGGATTCTTGCCCTGTTTCTGTCTGGACTCTCAAGAGGTTGACGAGTTGTTGCAAGAACGTCAAGTTTTGGGATCCCCACTGTGAAAGTCCAAATAGTGCGTCTTTTGATACTCCAAATCTTGTCTACTTGGAATATTCTGAAGCCATAGCCACCACGTATACAAAAGTGAATTTTGATTCGCTTGTTGAAGCCAAAATCGATATTTGGATGACAGAAGATCAGATAGAAGCAGTAGGTTTCGTAGACAATGAGGAAAACTATATGGTTGGCAATGCAACAGCTTTTATAGTTGGTATCAGCAATGTTCGAGTCCTCCACCTATCTTCCAACTCTCTCGAG GTACTCACGTATTGTTGCAAACCAATACCAGTATTCAACAACCTGACTCATTTAACTATAGAGAGTAACCCAAAAGTTGGTTTGAAACCATTACCAAAGCTGCTCAAGAATTCTCCAAAACTCGAAACTCTCGTCTTCCAG GAACTCCTTCACATAGATACAGAGAAGGAGGAGGACGTTGCTATATCATCAAGTTCGGTGAAAGTGCTGAAGATATTCATCAGTGATgctgaaaaaatagaaaagaaaatagagaagGTCAAGCACTTTTTGGAGACAATGCCAAATGTTCAACAACTGGTTTTATACTATGGAGTGAAAGTGTCATCGCAACTTCAGATGCTTAGTAGGTTAGCTTCACCAAAGTGCAAGATCCACCTTATCCCTAGTAACCTCTGA